The window GTGCTGATGGATGTGCGCATGCCCAAGCGGGGCGGCATCGAGGCCTGCACGTCCATCAAGGAGGTGGCCCCCAGTGCGAAGATCATCATGCTGACGATCAGCGACGAGGAGGCCGACCTCTACGACGCGATCAAGGCGGGCGCCACCGGCTATCTCCTCAAGGAGATCTCCACGGACGAGGTGGCCACGGCGATCCGTGCGGTTGCCGACGGGCAGTCCCAGATCAGCCCGTCCATGGCTTCCAAATTGCTCACCGAGTTCAAGTCGATGATCCAGCGGACCGACGAGCGCCGACTGGTGCCGGCGCCGCGGCTGACCGACCGGGAGCTCGAAGTCCTCAAACTGGTTGCCACGGGCATGAACAATCGCGATATCGCGAAGGAGCTGTTCATTTCCGAGAACACCGTGAAGAACCACGTACGCAACATTCTGGAGAAGCTGCAGCTGCACTCCAGGATGGAAGCAGTGGTCTATGCCATGCGGGAGAAGATCCTCGAGATCAGGTAAAGCGACGGCATGGTCAATTGAGGGCGCGGGCGATTTCCTGGGCGAGCGGCTCGCGCAGCTCCGGTGCGTCGACCCGCTCCAGCCGGACGTCCGTACAGCCGACCCAGGACGCCGCTTCCACCAGGGCCTCGGCCATCGGCGCCACGGCCTTCCTGCCCGCCAGGGACACCTGCCGGGCGACCAGCGTGGTGCCCTCGCGTGCCGGATCGACCCGGCCCTGCAGCTTGCCGCCGGCCAGCAGCGGCATCGCGAAATAGCCGTGGATCCGCTTGGGCTTGGGGACGTACGCCTCCAGGCGGTGCGTGAAGCCGAATATCCGCTCCGTCCGGGCCCGCTCCCAGATCAGTGAGTCGAACGGCGACAGCAGCGTCGTACGGTGTCGTCCCCGGGGCTCCGAGGCCAGCGCCGCCGGGTCGGCCCAGGCGGGCTTCGCCCAGCCTTCCACCGTCACCGGTACCAGACCGGAGTCCGCCACCACCGCGTCGAACTGCTCGCCCTTGAGCCGGTGGTAGTCCGCGATGTCGGCGCGGGTGCCGACCCCCAGGGACCGGCCCGCGAGCGCGACCAGCCGCCGCAGGCACTCCCTGTCGTCCAGATCGTCGTGGAGCACGGCGTCGGGCAGGGCGCGCTCCGCGAGGTCGTACACCCGCTTCCAGCTGCGCCGCTCGGTGCACACCACCTCGCCGTACATCAGGGCTCGCTCGACGGCGACCTTCGACGCGGACCAGTCCCACCACTCCCCGCCGTTCTTCGCGCCGCCCAGCTCCGTCGCCGTCAGCGGGCCCTCGGCGCGCAGCTGCTTGATCACCGCGTCGTAGGCCCCGTCCGGCAGGTCGTGGTGCCAGTGCGGGCGCGAGCGATAGGCGCGGCGGCGGAACGCGAAGTGCGGCCACTCCTCGACCGGCAGGATGCACGCCGCATGCGACCAGTACTCGAAGCTGCGGCCGGCCGACCAGTACGCGTCCTCGACCGTGCGCCGGCCGACGGCGCCGAGGCGTGCGTACGGGATCAGTTCGTGCGAGCGGGCCAGCACCGAGATCGTGTCGAGCTGTACGGCACCGAGGTGCCGCAGCACGCCCGGCACCCCGGCCCGGCGGTCCGGCGCGCCGAGGAAACCCTGGGCGCGCAGGGCGATTCTGCGGGCCTGGTCGGCGGAGAGTTCGGCGGCGGGAGGCGGCACTGGCGTCATGTCTCGCACCCTAGAGGGCGGCACTGACATCCGTTCACGGTGCGGTGGACGGACCCGCGGGGAGACCGGGGGCCGGACCGGAGGAGAGGTCCGCCGAGGGGGCGGCGGTGGGGGCCGTGGCCGGGAGATACGGGTGGGCGCCCGGCAGGCCGAGGTCGGAAGGGAGCAGCGCGCCGACCCAGATGTCCCGCCGCACCCCCTTGTTCAGCAGCCCCGACCGCTGCTCGCCCTCCATGCGGAAGCCCGCTCGCCGCGCCACGGCCCGCGAGGGTTCGTTGCCCACCTCGGCCCGCCACTCCAGCCGGTCCCCGCCGAGCGAGGTGAAGGTCCAGTGGGCCGCGGCCCGTACCGCCTCCGTCGTGTAACCGAGACCACGGTGCTCCTTCGCGGTCCAGAACCCCACCTCGTACATGCCGTGGAGGTTGTGGCGGTTGATGCCGAGCGCACCTGTCACGGCCCCGCCGTCGCGCAGAACCACCGCGAAGTTGTACATCGAGTCGTCCTGCCAGCCGCCGGGGGACAGCTTTCGGGTGAAGAGTTCCGCGTCGGCGTGGGTGTACGGGGAAGGGACGACCGTCCAGCGCTGGATGTCCGGGTCCTGACAGGCGGCGTGGACCTCGTCCGCGTCACCCCCACGGAAGGGGCGCAACAGTAGACGCTCGGTGGTGAGAGTGATCGGCTCCATGTACGGATTCTGGTGAGTCGCCGACCGTGATGCGAACACTTTTCGGGGTTCCCGGCACCTTCGGGGCCCTCTGTCCGTTGACTCGAAGGGGCCCAGTGGGGGCAACGCGGCGGCAGCCCTCCCGGCGCGGCGGGGTCCTCGCTTACGATGGCCGTTGCGGTGGGGCCCACCTGCCGTGCCCGCGCCAGCGTCCATAACACGACCCAGTGCCAGGCCCGACCGGCAAGGAGACCAGCCTCAGTGTCCGTCTTCAACAAGCTCATGCGTGCAGGCGAAGGCAAGATCCTGCGCAAACTGCACCGCATCGCGGACCAGGTCAGCTCCATCGAAGAGGACTTCGTCAACCTCTCCGACGCCGAGCTGCGGGCGCTCACCGACGAGTACAAGGAACGGTACGCGGACGGCGAGAGCCTGGACGACCTGCTTCCCGAGGCATTCGCAACGGTCCGAGAGGCCGCTAAGCGTGTCCTCGGACAGCGCCATTACGACGTCCAGATGATGGGCGGCGCGGCCCTGCACCTCGGCTATGTGGCCGAGATGAAGACCGGTGAGGGCAAGACCCTCGTCGGCACCCTGCCCACGTATCTCAACGCGCTCTCCGGCAAGGGCGTGCACCTGATCACGGTCAATGACTATCTGGCCGAGCGAGACTCCGAAATGATGGGCCGGGTCCACAAGTTCCTGGGCCTGACCGTCGGCTGCATCCTGGCCAACATGACTCCGGCCCAGCGCCGTGAGCAGTACGCCTGCGACATCACGTACGGCACGAACAACGAGTTCGGCTTCGACTACCTCCGCGACAACATGGCGTGGTCCGCGGACGAGCTCGTCCAGCGTGGCCACAACTTCGCCGTGGTCGACGAGGTCGACTCGATCCTCGTCGACGAGGCCCGTACGCCGCTGATCATCTCCGGCCCGGCCGACCAGGCCACCAAGTGGTACGGCGACTTCGCCAAGCTGGTCACGCGTCTGACCAAGGGCGAGGCCGGTAACCCGCTCAAGGGCATCGAGGAGACCGGCGACTACGAGGTCGACGAGAAGAAGCGGACCGTCGCCATCCATGAGCCCGGTGTTGCGAAGGTCGAGGACTGGCTCGGCATCGAGAACCTCTACGAGTCGGTGAACACCCCGCTCGTCGGGTACCTCAACAACGCCATCAAGGCCAAGGAGCTCTTCAAGAAGGACAAGGACTACGTCGTCATCGACGGCGAAGTCATGATCGTCGACGAGCACACCGGCCGTATCCTCGCCGGCCGTCGCTACAACGAGGGCATGCACCAGGCGATCGAGGCGAAGGAAGGGGTGGACATCAAGGACGAGAACCAGACTCTCGCCACGATCACCCTGCA is drawn from Streptomyces sp. NBC_01717 and contains these coding sequences:
- a CDS encoding response regulator encodes the protein MADTFGPVRDANDGGDDAAGADTGADTDSGSRKEPIRVLVVDDHALFRRGLEIVLAQEEDIQVVGEAGDGAEAVDKAADLLPDIVLMDVRMPKRGGIEACTSIKEVAPSAKIIMLTISDEEADLYDAIKAGATGYLLKEISTDEVATAIRAVADGQSQISPSMASKLLTEFKSMIQRTDERRLVPAPRLTDRELEVLKLVATGMNNRDIAKELFISENTVKNHVRNILEKLQLHSRMEAVVYAMREKILEIR
- a CDS encoding GNAT family N-acetyltransferase, whose product is MEPITLTTERLLLRPFRGGDADEVHAACQDPDIQRWTVVPSPYTHADAELFTRKLSPGGWQDDSMYNFAVVLRDGGAVTGALGINRHNLHGMYEVGFWTAKEHRGLGYTTEAVRAAAHWTFTSLGGDRLEWRAEVGNEPSRAVARRAGFRMEGEQRSGLLNKGVRRDIWVGALLPSDLGLPGAHPYLPATAPTAAPSADLSSGPAPGLPAGPSTAP
- a CDS encoding winged helix-turn-helix domain-containing protein, with the translated sequence MTPVPPPAAELSADQARRIALRAQGFLGAPDRRAGVPGVLRHLGAVQLDTISVLARSHELIPYARLGAVGRRTVEDAYWSAGRSFEYWSHAACILPVEEWPHFAFRRRAYRSRPHWHHDLPDGAYDAVIKQLRAEGPLTATELGGAKNGGEWWDWSASKVAVERALMYGEVVCTERRSWKRVYDLAERALPDAVLHDDLDDRECLRRLVALAGRSLGVGTRADIADYHRLKGEQFDAVVADSGLVPVTVEGWAKPAWADPAALASEPRGRHRTTLLSPFDSLIWERARTERIFGFTHRLEAYVPKPKRIHGYFAMPLLAGGKLQGRVDPAREGTTLVARQVSLAGRKAVAPMAEALVEAASWVGCTDVRLERVDAPELREPLAQEIARALN